A single region of the Kryptolebias marmoratus isolate JLee-2015 linkage group LG10, ASM164957v2, whole genome shotgun sequence genome encodes:
- the insm1b gene encoding insulinoma-associated protein 1b: MPKGFLVKRNKKSAHVSYRTRSDEDELQELPTPVALPSQTDPSPPMSVASSPDRASASPDFTAADATVPRLEKPAQFGNPEAVCQALYSPTRPVSKEHDREYLERSFNLGSPISAESFPTTASLSGLEHLMYAPVDLKIGTSNSSRSGTNTTSSTSSLTGPNNRVATKRPAADGAERKPKPASKKPKAIRKLNFEDEVTTSPVLGLKIKEGPVEMKPRAQSSGGGKPLGEFVCQLCKEAYADPFSLAQHKCSRIVRVEYRCPECDKMFSCPANLASHRRWHKPRTTGAPAAGPGPAQQPGVKAEAGKMPPLGVKSDEAKEMSDRDSPSPGLSESGSEDGSYDCQFCGKRFKRQAYLRKHIMGHQVLQKKVLEEHGFQTSDRAATEQAPASAPSSSASASSSSSASSSSASSSASTEDASNQSPLNLSPVDCLLCPVCGESFTSRAGQERHLRLMHSSQIYPCKYCPATLYSSPGLTRHINKCHPSENRQVILLQMPVRPAC, from the coding sequence ATGCCCAAAGGATTCCTGGTAAAACGAAACAAGAAATCTGCACATGTTTCCTACAGGACTCGCTCAGACGAAGATGAGCTCCAGGAGCTCCCCACCCCAGTTGCCTTGCCGAGTCAGACGGACCCCTCCCCGCCGATGTCCGTGGCGTCCAGTCCGGACCGCGCCTCAGCCTCGCCGGATTTCACCGCGGCTGACGCGACGGTGCCAAGACTGGAGAAGCCGGCCCAGTTCGGCAATCCAGAAGCGGTGTGCCAAGCCCTCTACAGCCCCACCCGACCCGTTAGCAAGGAGCACGACAGGGAATATTTGGAGCGAAGTTTCAATCTGGGCTCGCCGATTTCTGCCGAGTCATTCCCCACAACCGCCTCCCTCTCCGGCCTGGAGCATCTCATGTACGCTCCGGTAGACCTGAAGATCGGCACCAGCAACAGCAGCCGCAGCGGCACCAAcaccaccagcagcaccagcagcctCACGGGACCAAACAACCGGGTCGCCACCAAACGACCCGCCGCAGATGGAGCAGAGCGCAAACCCAAACCCGCCTCAAAGAAACCCAAAGCCATTAGAAAACTCAACTTCGAAGACGAGGTGACGACCTCCCCGGTGCTCGGGCTGAAAATCAAAGAGGGGCCGGTGGAGATGAAGCCGAGGGCGCAGTCCTCCGGGGGGGGCAAACCTCTTGGGGAGTTCGTGTGCCAGCTGTGCAAGGAGGCGTACGCGGACCCCTTCTCCCTGGCTCAGCACAAGTGCTCCCGCATCGTCCGAGTCGAGTACCGGTGTCCCGAGTGCGACAAGATGTTCAGCTGCCCGGCGAACCTCGCGTCCCACCGCCGCTGGCACAAGCCCCGGACCACCGGCGCGCCGGCGGCGGGCCCCGGGCCCGCGCAGCAGCCGGGCGTCAAAGCTGAAGCGGGCAAGATGCCGCCGCTGGGGGTCAAGTCCGATGAAGCCAAAGAGATGAGTGACAGAGACAGCCCGAGTCCGGGTCTGTCCGAGTCTGGTTCTGAAGACGGCTCGTATGACTGCCAGTTCTGCGGGAAGAGGTTTAAGCGGCAGGCATACCTAAGAAAACACATCATGGGGCACCAGGTGCTGCAGAAGAAGGTGCTGGAGGAGCACGGGTTTCAAACCAGCGACCGAGCAGCGACGGAGCAGGCTCCCGCGtctgccccctcctcctccgcctccgcctcctcctcctcctcagcatcctcctcctctgcctcctcctcagcATCCACGGAGGACGCGTCAAACCAAAGCCCCCTGAATCTGAGCCCGGTGGACTGCCTGCTGTGCCCGGTGTGCGGGGAGAGTTTCACCAGCAGGGCCGGCCAGGAGCGACACCTGCGCCTCATGCACTCCTCCCAGATCTACCCGTGCAAGTACTGCCCCGCCACCCTCTACAGCTCGCCGGGCCTCACCAGGCACATAAACAAGTGCCACCCCTCGGAGAACAGGCAGGTGATCCTGCTGCAAATGCCGGTGCGCCCCGCCTGCTGA